Proteins from a genomic interval of Bacteroidota bacterium:
- a CDS encoding endonuclease MutS2: MHLYPPDAADRLGFDMLRARLDGYAQSELGRAVLADLAPSSDRARVAGELTRVGQMQDVLGFDDPLPMAGVADLRPLLRRIAPKGAVVDAEDLSLALNALVTLRRLHGYLRTRKAKYPDLWAVAEGIVPQKELETHLAKIVDERGQLRDNASAELQKLTRQINARSEQLRNSVLKALRDAVAKGYATEDQPTIRGGRAVIPVRAEAKRKVQGFVHDVSASGQTVYIEPAAALDLNNEVRELEAARRREIERILREATAHLRSRRQDLAPSLDAYAQLDAYAARGRLANDLGALVPALNDDGHLRIVRGRNPVLLLHFQNEAARKRQSAEAAAEKAAIEPRAVVPLDLNLGDPLEGDPDEGGTAYHTLVITGPNAGGKSVAMKTVGVLALMVAHGLPVPCDAGSSFPLLDRLYVDIGDQQSMEEDLSTFTSHLTNIRTMLEDAGPRSLVLIDEAGTGTDPAEGGALAQAVLEGLHERGARTIATTHHGTLKAFAHNTPGVENGSMQFDRTTLAPTYRFRAGIPGSSYAFDIAARVGLDGDTIGRARSLVGEGKASLEDLIAAFEARAQEAESRVEEAESRAKEAESVRRKYDDLLEQLRARKDAYRAEAIAQADQIVKDANARIERAVREIKEAEAEKETTKEVRADIEKLKRTVRKKQQQVEQRQRTRKRRTQKKDAPPAVAGPIREGDQVRIDGAGAVGEVLELGHNEALVALGALKTRVKTKRLTKVGGPREQRVEVRAPKSQSNGAGADLPAIHARTRIDLRGQRVEEALPEVDRLVDEALAAGLPSVEVLHGKGTGALRIAIQRHLQQRRDVAGVSEAAWNQGGAGVTVVELG; the protein is encoded by the coding sequence GTGCACCTCTATCCCCCCGACGCTGCCGACCGCCTCGGCTTCGACATGCTCCGCGCCCGCCTCGACGGCTACGCGCAGTCGGAGCTAGGCCGCGCCGTGCTCGCCGACCTTGCGCCGTCGTCGGATCGGGCCCGGGTGGCGGGTGAGCTCACGCGCGTCGGGCAGATGCAGGACGTGCTCGGCTTCGACGACCCGCTGCCGATGGCGGGCGTGGCCGACCTGCGCCCGCTCCTGAGACGCATCGCGCCGAAGGGGGCCGTCGTGGACGCCGAGGACCTGTCGCTCGCTCTCAACGCGCTCGTCACGCTGCGGCGGCTGCATGGGTACCTGCGGACACGGAAGGCGAAGTATCCCGACCTGTGGGCCGTCGCCGAGGGCATCGTGCCCCAGAAAGAGTTGGAGACGCACCTTGCCAAGATCGTCGACGAGCGCGGGCAGCTCCGCGACAACGCCTCGGCCGAGCTGCAGAAGCTCACGCGGCAGATCAACGCGCGCAGCGAGCAGCTCCGCAACAGCGTGCTCAAGGCGCTCCGCGACGCCGTGGCCAAGGGCTACGCCACCGAGGACCAGCCAACGATCCGGGGCGGGCGCGCCGTGATCCCCGTTCGCGCCGAGGCCAAGCGCAAGGTGCAAGGCTTCGTCCACGATGTCTCCGCCTCGGGCCAGACCGTCTACATCGAGCCCGCCGCCGCGCTCGACCTCAACAACGAGGTCCGCGAACTCGAAGCGGCCCGCCGCCGCGAGATCGAGCGCATCCTCCGCGAGGCGACGGCCCACCTCCGCAGCCGCCGCCAGGACCTCGCGCCGAGCCTCGACGCCTACGCGCAGTTGGACGCCTACGCGGCGCGCGGGCGGCTCGCCAACGACCTCGGCGCGCTCGTCCCGGCGCTCAACGACGACGGCCACCTGCGCATCGTGCGTGGACGCAACCCCGTCCTGCTGCTGCACTTCCAGAACGAGGCTGCCCGGAAGCGCCAGAGCGCGGAGGCTGCCGCCGAGAAAGCTGCCATCGAACCGCGCGCCGTCGTTCCGCTCGACCTCAACCTTGGCGATCCACTCGAAGGTGATCCCGACGAGGGAGGGACAGCCTACCACACGCTCGTCATCACCGGCCCCAACGCAGGTGGCAAGTCGGTGGCGATGAAGACCGTCGGCGTCCTCGCGCTCATGGTCGCGCATGGCCTCCCCGTCCCGTGCGACGCCGGCAGCAGCTTCCCGCTCCTCGACCGCCTCTACGTGGACATCGGCGATCAGCAGTCGATGGAGGAGGACCTCTCGACGTTTACCTCGCATCTCACCAACATCCGCACGATGTTGGAGGACGCCGGGCCGCGCTCGCTCGTCCTCATCGACGAGGCGGGCACCGGCACCGACCCGGCAGAGGGCGGCGCGCTCGCGCAGGCCGTCCTCGAAGGGCTGCACGAACGGGGTGCGCGGACCATCGCCACGACGCACCACGGCACGCTGAAGGCGTTCGCGCACAACACGCCGGGCGTCGAGAACGGCTCGATGCAGTTCGACCGGACCACGCTCGCCCCGACTTACCGCTTCCGGGCGGGCATTCCCGGTTCGTCGTACGCCTTCGACATCGCGGCCCGGGTGGGACTCGACGGCGATACGATTGGGCGGGCGCGTTCGCTCGTCGGCGAGGGCAAGGCGTCGCTCGAAGACCTCATCGCCGCGTTCGAGGCACGGGCGCAGGAGGCCGAATCGCGCGTCGAGGAAGCCGAGTCGCGCGCAAAAGAGGCCGAGTCGGTGCGAAGGAAATACGACGACCTCCTCGAACAACTCCGCGCTCGCAAGGACGCATACCGCGCCGAGGCCATCGCCCAGGCCGACCAGATCGTGAAGGACGCCAACGCGCGTATCGAGCGGGCCGTTCGCGAGATCAAAGAGGCGGAGGCCGAGAAAGAGACCACGAAAGAGGTCCGCGCTGACATCGAGAAGCTCAAGCGCACCGTCCGCAAGAAGCAGCAGCAGGTCGAGCAGCGGCAGCGCACCCGCAAGCGGCGCACGCAGAAGAAGGACGCGCCGCCCGCTGTCGCCGGGCCGATCCGCGAGGGCGACCAGGTACGCATCGACGGGGCTGGGGCCGTCGGCGAGGTGCTCGAACTCGGGCACAACGAGGCGCTCGTGGCGCTCGGCGCGCTCAAGACGCGCGTCAAGACGAAGCGGCTCACCAAAGTCGGCGGCCCGCGCGAGCAGCGCGTCGAGGTACGGGCTCCCAAGTCACAAAGCAACGGGGCTGGCGCGGACCTGCCTGCCATCCACGCCCGCACGCGCATCGACCTACGTGGACAGCGAGTGGAAGAAGCGCTCCCTGAAGTCGACCGGCTGGTGGACGAGGCGCTCGCTGCCGGGCTGCCGAGCGTGGAGGTGCTCCACGGCAAAGGCACGGGGGCGCTGCGCATCGCCATTCAGCGGCACCTCCAGCAGCGCCGCGATGTGGCGGGCGTGAGCGAGGCGGCGTGGAACCAAGGCGGGGCCGGCGTGACGGTCGTCGAACTCGGCTAG
- a CDS encoding DUF4783 domain-containing protein gives MRVPSAWCALAAVLVGLVSTLGLGHTAAASGTLVDLRAQHSGTDTLLVPHFEAAFGDGNAEALLESAAPRLELSIFGRASFYSRTQALFVMRDFFRRYPPESVSFRDQSIGENTRTLLGQYEELGGGRCRVAVRLRWRADAWEVRAVRLDRSADTVAGAK, from the coding sequence ATGCGTGTGCCGAGTGCGTGGTGCGCACTCGCAGCGGTCCTGGTGGGGCTCGTGAGTACGCTAGGGCTGGGGCATACGGCGGCGGCTAGCGGCACTCTGGTTGATCTGAGGGCGCAGCACTCCGGCACCGACACGTTGCTCGTCCCACATTTCGAGGCGGCCTTTGGCGACGGCAACGCTGAGGCGTTGCTGGAGAGCGCCGCACCGCGCCTCGAACTCTCGATCTTCGGACGCGCGTCGTTCTACAGCCGGACGCAGGCGCTCTTCGTGATGCGCGACTTCTTCCGGCGCTATCCGCCTGAGTCGGTCTCGTTCCGCGACCAGTCCATTGGCGAGAATACCCGTACGCTGCTGGGGCAGTATGAGGAGCTCGGCGGCGGTCGCTGCCGTGTGGCGGTGCGTTTGCGCTGGCGGGCGGATGCCTGGGAGGTCCGCGCCGTACGCCTCGACCGGTCCGCCGATACGGTTGCGGGGGCGAAATAG
- a CDS encoding OmpA family protein, with product MTMNLRLVPLLALLLALPFALTGCESMSNTGKGATIGAGGGAVAGAILGEILGGSPAKGAIIGAAVGGTAGAVIGSRIEEQAEELDEELENASVEPIMNPDTGEATGIQLVFDNALLFDVGASTLRPGVQADLRGLAASMVQYSDHDAVIVGHASTDGPDELNQRLSEQRATAVRSFLMSQGVAPVRLEAMGLGESQPLAGIPGTSPENRRVEIALYPNPNYVQQVQQQQGG from the coding sequence ATGACTATGAACCTCCGACTCGTTCCGCTTCTGGCGCTTCTCCTGGCACTTCCCTTCGCTCTGACCGGCTGCGAGTCGATGAGCAACACCGGCAAGGGCGCCACCATCGGCGCGGGTGGCGGAGCCGTCGCTGGGGCCATCCTCGGTGAGATCCTCGGTGGCTCGCCTGCCAAGGGCGCCATCATCGGCGCGGCCGTCGGCGGCACGGCGGGCGCCGTCATCGGCAGCCGCATCGAGGAGCAAGCCGAGGAGCTCGACGAGGAGCTCGAAAACGCTTCCGTCGAGCCGATCATGAACCCGGACACGGGCGAGGCGACGGGCATCCAGCTCGTTTTTGACAACGCGCTCCTCTTCGACGTGGGGGCCTCCACGCTCCGCCCGGGCGTGCAGGCTGACCTGCGCGGCCTCGCCGCCTCGATGGTGCAGTACAGCGACCACGACGCCGTGATCGTTGGCCACGCCTCCACAGACGGTCCGGACGAGCTCAACCAGCGCCTCTCGGAGCAGCGCGCCACGGCGGTCCGCAGCTTCCTCATGAGCCAGGGCGTCGCCCCCGTGCGCCTGGAGGCGATGGGCCTCGGCGAGTCGCAGCCGCTGGCGGGCATCCCCGGCACCAGCCCGGAGAACCGCCGCGTCGAGATCGCGCTCTATCCGAATCCGAACTACGTCCAGCAGGTCCAGCAGCAGCAGGGCGGCTGA
- a CDS encoding MMPL family transporter — protein MERIADLLLRYPRAIVAVLVVALLACGGVLLRTGIVFDYNLENFLPADDASIELYRAFVEEYEEDDAVIVIGFAVDDAFEETTLRDIEAMTAALDTIAGVQEVTSIANVQGLRGTAGGIEIRELVGDDLSNRDSLVAYRARVLADSLAAGYVVNREADAATLLIRLEADANDYTGRKVVLDQSRAVLAGFPAYDFRITGFPFLRNNYVDKLQVETIKYVVISSLINVLILLWMFRTPVGVLLPMAIVYLGILATVAVMMTAGAGIDVLGSTIFALILVVGIADSMHFLVKYYHSLERGLAKRAAVQRMVVRLGAATFLTSITTAIGFGTLLTANVIPMKRFGLYTAIGVLLTFVISLIVITAVLLWTKPPTAAQIDRLSRAGFRPLLMRLDGFTQRHRWPIVAAFAVLLAVSALGATQLRINTFINDDLGPQSQAYKDMRFVQDNIVAPFGYEILVESPDLDTFKEPERLRQIDSLAAYLRTRPEVSRVASVADLLKQLNVAMHADSSQFYRIPESRDLAAQYLFLLELTDEDAVRRLVDYDYAEARVAILMDDIGSAHMKGFQADLDSALAALFPGANLDPPPPDTTGVAAPVERVTITQTGTVVLGARMADSIVTDLLTSIGLAFLFISLLMGLLFRNVRFVLISLVPNIVPLVVIAGVMGVMGIDVKPATAVIFTIAFGIAVDDTIHFLARLRQELRLGLSLEAAVRETMLGTGKAIILTSMVLLGGFGSLMTSVFQSTAYLGGLVALTIFMAVLADLVLLPALVHILKPKLAGARSERVDV, from the coding sequence ATGGAACGGATCGCCGACCTCCTCCTCCGCTACCCCCGCGCCATCGTGGCGGTGCTCGTCGTGGCGCTGCTTGCCTGCGGCGGCGTCCTCCTACGCACGGGCATCGTCTTCGACTACAACCTCGAAAACTTCCTCCCCGCCGACGACGCCTCCATTGAGCTCTACCGCGCTTTTGTCGAGGAGTACGAGGAGGACGACGCGGTCATCGTGATCGGCTTTGCCGTGGACGACGCGTTCGAGGAAACGACGTTGCGCGACATCGAGGCGATGACGGCGGCGCTCGACACCATCGCGGGCGTGCAGGAGGTCACGAGCATCGCCAACGTGCAGGGGCTGCGCGGGACGGCGGGCGGCATCGAGATCCGCGAACTCGTCGGTGACGACCTGTCGAATCGGGACAGCCTCGTCGCCTACCGGGCGCGCGTGCTCGCGGACAGCCTCGCCGCCGGGTACGTCGTCAACCGCGAAGCCGATGCCGCGACGCTACTCATTCGCCTGGAGGCCGACGCCAACGACTACACCGGGCGCAAAGTCGTCCTCGACCAGAGCCGCGCCGTCCTAGCGGGCTTCCCGGCCTACGACTTCCGGATTACCGGCTTCCCGTTCCTGCGCAACAACTACGTCGACAAGCTGCAGGTCGAGACGATCAAGTACGTCGTCATCTCGTCGCTCATCAACGTGCTCATCCTGCTGTGGATGTTCCGCACGCCCGTGGGGGTGCTGCTGCCGATGGCGATCGTCTACCTCGGCATCCTCGCCACCGTGGCCGTGATGATGACGGCGGGCGCGGGCATCGACGTGCTCGGGAGCACCATCTTCGCGCTCATCCTCGTGGTCGGCATTGCGGACTCGATGCACTTCCTCGTGAAGTACTACCACAGCCTCGAACGCGGCCTCGCCAAGCGCGCGGCGGTGCAGCGGATGGTGGTCCGCCTCGGCGCGGCGACGTTCCTCACGAGCATCACGACGGCCATCGGCTTCGGGACGCTGCTCACGGCGAATGTCATCCCGATGAAGCGCTTCGGGCTCTACACGGCCATCGGCGTGCTGCTCACGTTCGTGATCTCGCTCATCGTCATCACGGCAGTGCTGCTCTGGACGAAGCCCCCCACGGCGGCGCAGATCGACCGGCTCAGCCGCGCGGGCTTCCGGCCGCTGCTGATGCGCCTCGACGGGTTCACGCAGCGCCACCGCTGGCCCATCGTGGCGGCGTTCGCGGTGCTGCTCGCCGTGAGCGCGCTCGGCGCGACGCAGCTGCGCATCAACACGTTCATCAACGACGACCTCGGGCCGCAGTCGCAGGCGTACAAGGACATGCGGTTCGTGCAGGACAACATCGTCGCGCCGTTTGGCTACGAGATCCTCGTGGAGTCGCCCGACCTCGACACGTTCAAAGAGCCCGAGCGGCTGCGGCAGATCGACAGCCTCGCGGCCTACCTACGCACGCGCCCCGAGGTGAGCCGCGTCGCGAGCGTGGCCGACCTCCTGAAGCAGCTCAACGTGGCGATGCATGCCGACTCGTCGCAGTTCTACCGCATCCCCGAGAGCCGCGACCTGGCGGCGCAGTACCTCTTCCTCCTCGAACTCACCGACGAAGACGCGGTGCGGCGGCTGGTGGACTACGACTATGCTGAGGCGCGCGTGGCCATCCTCATGGACGACATTGGCTCGGCGCACATGAAAGGCTTCCAGGCCGACCTCGACTCTGCGCTCGCGGCGCTCTTCCCCGGCGCGAACCTCGACCCGCCGCCGCCGGACACGACGGGGGTGGCCGCGCCGGTTGAGCGCGTCACGATCACGCAGACGGGCACCGTCGTGCTCGGCGCGCGGATGGCCGACAGCATCGTCACGGACCTGCTGACCAGCATCGGGCTGGCGTTCCTGTTCATCTCGCTGCTGATGGGGCTGCTCTTCCGCAACGTGCGCTTCGTGCTCATCTCGCTCGTGCCGAACATCGTGCCGCTGGTGGTGATCGCGGGCGTGATGGGCGTGATGGGCATCGACGTGAAGCCCGCGACGGCGGTGATCTTCACCATCGCCTTCGGGATCGCCGTGGACGACACGATCCACTTCCTCGCGCGCCTGCGTCAGGAGCTACGCCTCGGCCTCTCGCTCGAAGCCGCCGTCCGCGAGACGATGCTCGGCACCGGCAAGGCGATTATCCTGACCTCGATGGTGCTCCTCGGCGGCTTCGGCTCGCTGATGACGAGCGTGTTCCAGAGCACAGCCTACCTCGGCGGCCTCGTCGCGCTGACGATCTTCATGGCTGTCCTTGCCGACCTCGTCCTGCTCCCCGCGCTGGTGCACATCCTGAAGCCGAAGCTCGCTGGCGCTCGGTCTGAACGTGTGGACGTGTGA
- a CDS encoding sugar phosphate nucleotidyltransferase, with amino-acid sequence MKLIIPMAGRGTRLRPHTHVTPKPLLPVAGTTMVERIVDTFAATLPTPITEAVFILGPDFGDAVRAQLSDISERHGIVPHFGVQAKALGTAHAVAMAEEHLAGECIIVFADTLFFMDESPSLDADAVLWVKHVDDPSRFGVVVKNGAGEITDFVEKPSEPISNDAIIGIYYIKEGAALKREIDYIIDQNITGHGSEYQLTDALDRMLKNGQVFKTASVSEWLDCGTIPAIKDTSKVILDKEQSAEKAGTVEDCVVIEPVYVGPDAVVRGSTVGPYVAIHGGAVVEGSVVKNTIVFGEAHVAGSSLDDSVVGHYAHVHGFAGAANIGDHSTIG; translated from the coding sequence ATGAAGCTCATCATCCCGATGGCCGGTCGCGGGACCCGGCTCCGCCCGCACACGCACGTCACGCCCAAGCCGCTGCTCCCGGTCGCGGGCACCACGATGGTCGAACGCATCGTTGACACGTTCGCCGCCACGCTCCCGACGCCGATCACCGAGGCCGTCTTCATCCTCGGCCCCGACTTCGGCGATGCCGTCCGCGCGCAGCTTTCCGACATTTCTGAGCGCCACGGCATCGTGCCGCACTTCGGTGTGCAGGCGAAGGCCCTCGGCACCGCCCACGCCGTTGCGATGGCCGAGGAGCACCTCGCGGGCGAGTGCATCATCGTCTTCGCCGACACGCTCTTCTTCATGGACGAGTCGCCGAGCCTCGACGCGGACGCCGTCTTGTGGGTTAAGCACGTGGACGACCCCAGCCGCTTCGGCGTCGTCGTGAAGAACGGCGCGGGCGAGATCACCGACTTCGTCGAGAAGCCTTCCGAGCCGATCTCGAACGACGCCATCATCGGCATCTACTACATCAAGGAAGGCGCGGCGCTCAAGCGCGAGATCGACTACATCATCGACCAGAACATCACCGGTCACGGCAGCGAATACCAGCTCACGGACGCGCTTGACCGGATGCTCAAGAACGGCCAGGTCTTCAAGACGGCCTCCGTCTCCGAGTGGCTCGACTGCGGCACGATCCCGGCGATCAAGGACACGTCGAAGGTCATCCTCGACAAGGAGCAGAGTGCCGAGAAGGCCGGCACCGTCGAGGACTGCGTGGTCATCGAGCCCGTCTACGTCGGCCCCGACGCCGTCGTGCGTGGTTCGACCGTCGGCCCCTACGTCGCCATCCACGGCGGCGCGGTCGTCGAGGGCTCGGTTGTGAAGAATACCATCGTCTTCGGGGAGGCCCACGTTGCAGGTTCCTCGCTCGACGACTCGGTCGTTGGCCACTACGCCCACGTGCACGGCTTCGCGGGCGCTGCCAACATCGGCGATCACAGTACGATCGGATAG